The Prochlorococcus sp. MIT 1300 genome has a window encoding:
- the pstA gene encoding phosphate ABC transporter permease PstA — translation MNKNSNLNFNSKLPRNIYGNILTFTSAIFSIVAVLPLVLVLAYVVIKGASQINLSIFTQLPEPPGDDLLNAGGIGNAIQGTFIVTTLATLIAVPIGVGAGIYLAEYSKNGVFSRFIRFGTNVLSGIPSIIAGVFVYATIVSTKIFFGSSFSGVAGGMALAILMLPTVIKTTDEGLKLVSDDLRKAALGVGSSKFVMITQITIPSAITPIATGIVLSLARAAGETAPLIFTALFSFYWADGPNSLLDPIASLSVLIFNFAIEPYEAQNSLAWAASFILVILLLIMNILSRWIGKIASNN, via the coding sequence ATGAATAAAAATTCGAACCTCAACTTCAACTCAAAACTTCCAAGAAACATCTATGGAAATATCCTTACCTTTACCTCAGCTATTTTTTCAATAGTAGCTGTATTACCACTTGTACTTGTTCTTGCTTATGTCGTTATAAAAGGTGCTTCACAGATTAACTTATCTATCTTTACACAACTACCCGAACCCCCAGGGGATGACCTGCTTAATGCTGGTGGAATTGGTAATGCAATTCAGGGGACATTTATAGTTACAACATTGGCTACATTAATAGCCGTGCCAATTGGAGTAGGGGCAGGAATCTATTTAGCTGAATATTCGAAAAATGGTGTATTTTCAAGATTTATAAGGTTTGGAACAAATGTATTGTCAGGGATTCCATCAATAATTGCAGGTGTATTTGTTTATGCAACAATTGTATCTACGAAAATATTCTTCGGCAGTAGCTTTAGCGGCGTTGCCGGAGGCATGGCTTTAGCTATTCTCATGCTACCTACAGTAATAAAAACTACTGACGAAGGACTTAAATTAGTTTCAGACGATTTAAGGAAAGCTGCCCTAGGAGTTGGCTCTTCAAAATTTGTGATGATAACTCAAATAACAATACCGAGTGCAATAACTCCAATTGCAACAGGAATTGTTCTTTCACTAGCAAGAGCCGCGGGAGAAACGGCTCCATTAATCTTCACAGCATTATTCTCCTTCTACTGGGCTGATGGTCCGAATTCACTTTTAGATCCAATAGCCTCATTGTCAGTATTAATCTTTAACTTTGCAATTGAACCCTATGAAGCTCAAAACTCACTTGCATGGGCGGCCTCTTTCATACTTGTAATTCTTTTGTTGATAATGAATATCCTTTCAAGATGGATAGGAAAGATTGCCTCCAACAATTAG
- a CDS encoding peptidylprolyl isomerase, with protein sequence METEAGIIELELFDNDAPKTVENFVKLVNEGFYNGLAFHRVIDGFMAQGGCPNTRDGAGGMPGTGGPGYTIDCEINSKKHLPGSLSMAHAGKNTGGSQFFIVHESQPHLDGVHTVFGQTKNMDVVLGLKNGSRINKVTIK encoded by the coding sequence ATGGAAACAGAGGCTGGCATTATCGAGCTTGAACTTTTTGACAATGATGCTCCAAAAACTGTTGAAAACTTCGTCAAGCTTGTCAATGAAGGTTTTTATAATGGTTTAGCGTTTCACCGAGTTATAGATGGTTTTATGGCCCAAGGAGGTTGTCCAAATACACGTGACGGAGCAGGAGGAATGCCAGGAACTGGTGGTCCAGGATATACGATTGATTGTGAAATAAACTCCAAAAAACATTTGCCTGGAAGCTTGTCAATGGCCCATGCAGGAAAAAATACAGGCGGGAGCCAGTTCTTTATAGTTCATGAGTCACAACCACATTTAGATGGTGTGCATACAGTATTCGGCCAAACAAAAAATATGGATGTTGTACTAGGTCTTAAGAACGGCTCTAGAATTAACAAAGTAACCATTAAATAG
- the murQ gene encoding N-acetylmuramic acid 6-phosphate etherase, with product MITNKGQEVLTEQENPLSRNLDVMSTEELVSLFVQEDKYPQQAVQRAMPRISEAIEAIAGRVHKGGKLFYLGAGTSGRLGVLDASECPPTFSTPSELVQGVIAGGDDALRTSAEGSEDNTKASVLDLQSRSFSSLDVLIGISACGTTPYVLGGLNYGHQIGALTVSISCVPPDEIVIPCDIDIRLLTGPELLTGSTRLKAGTATKMTLNIISTVLMINLGKVYGNRMIDVSATNRKLKDRAIRIIRDLTYLGFDHAKKILDQSKGSVKIALLRHAAGLNQSEAEIILKENNNNLRSSLDKLKVSLPKAP from the coding sequence ATGATAACTAACAAAGGTCAGGAAGTACTAACTGAACAAGAAAATCCCCTTAGTCGAAACCTGGATGTAATGAGCACAGAAGAATTAGTCAGTTTATTTGTACAAGAAGATAAATATCCACAACAAGCTGTGCAGAGAGCAATGCCTAGAATTAGTGAGGCGATAGAAGCAATTGCAGGGCGAGTGCATAAAGGGGGTAAGTTGTTTTATTTAGGTGCTGGTACTTCTGGAAGGTTAGGAGTATTAGATGCTTCAGAATGTCCGCCTACATTTTCTACTCCTTCTGAATTAGTCCAAGGTGTTATTGCAGGAGGCGATGACGCCCTACGAACTAGTGCAGAAGGTAGCGAAGATAATACAAAAGCTTCAGTTTTAGACCTTCAATCACGCTCTTTTTCTTCGTTAGATGTTCTAATCGGTATCTCAGCATGTGGAACCACACCGTATGTTTTAGGTGGATTAAACTATGGTCATCAGATAGGAGCTTTAACTGTTTCTATCTCATGTGTCCCTCCAGATGAAATAGTTATTCCTTGCGACATTGATATTAGATTACTTACAGGTCCTGAATTGTTAACAGGTTCTACTAGGTTAAAAGCTGGAACAGCAACAAAAATGACCCTCAACATTATTTCGACAGTTCTAATGATTAATCTTGGAAAAGTATATGGAAACAGAATGATTGATGTTTCTGCGACAAATAGAAAGTTAAAAGATAGAGCAATTCGAATTATTCGAGATTTGACATACTTAGGATTTGATCATGCAAAAAAAATCCTAGATCAAAGTAAAGGCTCTGTTAAGATTGCTTTGCTGAGGCATGCAGCAGGTCTTAACCAGAGCGAAGCCGAGATTATACTCAAGGAAAATAATAACAATTTAAGATCTTCTTTGGATAAATTGAAGGTATCCTTGCCTAAGGCCCCATAA
- the pstC gene encoding phosphate ABC transporter permease subunit PstC — translation MTANESPTLFKLRSRPPSEKVVDTGFKNFALAMASMVAVVLFSILVVVFWESLDSMGRYGLSFLYTSNWNPVNDEYGAFTAIYGTIVTSLFSLLIAVPLGVGCAIFITEDIIPIYIRNVIGIMVELLAAIPSVVLGLWAIFVMEPFIRPFLVYLNTKLGWLPIFSSEPMGPGMAPAILILSIMILPIITAISRDSLNQVPEGLRQAAYGIGATRWITIFNVILPAAISGITGGILLSLGRALGETMAVTMIIGNSNNFSFSLLAPANTIAAMLANQFGEADGSQVSSLMYAAFILMLLTLFVNIFAQWMVKRLSLKY, via the coding sequence ATGACGGCTAATGAGTCGCCGACTCTTTTTAAGCTAAGGAGCAGACCTCCGTCCGAGAAAGTCGTAGACACAGGCTTCAAAAACTTTGCTCTAGCAATGGCTTCAATGGTAGCCGTTGTTCTTTTTTCAATTCTAGTTGTTGTCTTCTGGGAATCACTCGATTCAATGGGTCGGTATGGCCTTAGTTTTCTTTACACGTCTAACTGGAATCCAGTGAATGACGAATACGGAGCATTTACAGCAATTTATGGAACAATAGTTACCTCATTGTTTTCACTTTTAATAGCTGTACCTCTAGGAGTTGGATGTGCCATATTTATTACAGAGGACATTATACCAATATATATAAGGAATGTTATTGGGATCATGGTTGAGCTTCTAGCGGCTATACCCTCCGTAGTATTGGGACTGTGGGCCATCTTTGTTATGGAACCATTTATAAGACCATTTCTTGTATATTTAAATACCAAACTTGGATGGTTACCGATCTTTAGTTCTGAGCCTATGGGACCTGGAATGGCACCTGCAATATTAATACTCTCAATTATGATTTTGCCAATCATTACCGCAATTTCCAGAGACTCATTAAATCAAGTCCCAGAAGGATTAAGGCAAGCTGCTTATGGGATTGGTGCCACAAGGTGGATTACAATATTTAATGTAATATTACCTGCTGCAATTTCTGGAATAACTGGAGGGATATTACTATCACTAGGAAGAGCTTTGGGAGAAACCATGGCTGTAACAATGATAATAGGAAATTCGAACAACTTCAGCTTTTCCTTGTTAGCACCAGCCAACACTATTGCGGCTATGCTCGCCAATCAATTTGGTGAGGCTGATGGCAGCCAGGTTTCATCTCTTATGTACGCTGCATTTATCCTCATGTTACTGACTCTTTTCGTCAACATATTTGCTCAATGGATGGTCAAGCGTCTAAGCCTTAAGTACTAA
- the ribBA gene encoding bifunctional 3,4-dihydroxy-2-butanone-4-phosphate synthase/GTP cyclohydrolase II: MRQAISTTRPEDFLEKTDSYEVQFDEIADALAAIRNGECVVVVDDERRENEGDLICAAQFATPEQINFMATEARGLICLAMHGERLDQLDLPLMVDRNTDANQTAFTVSIDGGPEHGVQTGISAEDRARTIQVAINPETKPLELRRPGHIFPLRARQGGVLKRAGHTEAAVDLSQLSGLNPSGVICEIQNADGSMARLPQLYKYAREWGLKLISIADLIRYRLENERFVYRKACAELPSQFGGFKAIGYKNELDGTEHVALVKGDLGSLKEPILVRMHSECLTGDAFGSLRCDCRPQLEAALSRIEQEGEGIVVYLRQEGRGIGLINKLKAYSLQDGGLDTVEANERLGFAADLRNYGVGAQILTDLGVNRLRLLTNNPRKIAGLGGYGIQVVTRVPLVICPSDYNASYLAVKREKLGHLIDPPNELKIEDSSHPFIVLSWDGKVDNESLPHLRKHINDWANDHKYFLKAEFSPRLLAIWERPIFLWSIKDLALSESNVLSEIDWKRLVKFILELSSWNGTKRVGLFVSDRANRAIHPSQNMEIIDHNLSELTQIDHTMIKDLKKSYDTLLIQWS; this comes from the coding sequence ATGAGGCAAGCAATCTCAACCACAAGACCTGAGGATTTTTTGGAAAAGACCGATTCATACGAAGTGCAATTTGACGAGATAGCTGATGCTCTGGCTGCTATACGCAATGGGGAATGCGTAGTTGTTGTTGATGATGAGCGCCGGGAAAACGAAGGTGATTTGATTTGTGCCGCACAATTTGCAACACCTGAACAAATTAATTTTATGGCGACGGAGGCAAGAGGCCTCATTTGTCTAGCGATGCATGGAGAGAGGTTAGATCAATTGGATTTGCCTCTGATGGTCGATAGAAATACAGATGCTAATCAAACTGCTTTTACCGTCAGTATTGATGGGGGGCCTGAACATGGGGTCCAAACTGGCATCTCCGCAGAAGATCGTGCAAGAACTATTCAAGTTGCAATTAATCCGGAAACAAAGCCTCTAGAGCTAAGGAGACCAGGTCATATTTTCCCACTTAGAGCTAGGCAAGGTGGAGTTCTTAAAAGGGCTGGCCATACTGAAGCAGCAGTTGACTTGTCTCAACTATCAGGATTAAATCCTTCAGGAGTTATATGTGAAATACAGAATGCGGATGGATCAATGGCCCGTCTTCCTCAACTTTATAAATATGCAAGGGAATGGGGCCTTAAGTTAATTAGCATAGCCGATTTAATTAGATATAGATTAGAGAATGAGCGTTTTGTTTATAGAAAAGCTTGTGCTGAGCTACCTAGTCAATTTGGAGGATTTAAAGCAATTGGTTATAAAAATGAACTCGATGGAACAGAACATGTCGCTCTAGTTAAAGGAGATTTAGGAAGCTTGAAAGAACCAATACTTGTAAGAATGCATTCAGAATGTCTTACTGGAGATGCCTTTGGTTCTCTAAGGTGTGATTGTAGGCCTCAACTTGAGGCTGCATTGTCCCGAATTGAGCAGGAAGGGGAAGGTATTGTCGTTTATCTAAGGCAAGAGGGTAGAGGAATAGGACTTATAAATAAACTAAAAGCTTATAGCCTTCAAGATGGTGGATTAGACACTGTGGAGGCGAATGAAAGACTTGGATTTGCCGCCGATTTAAGAAATTATGGAGTGGGAGCTCAAATACTTACTGATTTAGGTGTTAATCGACTCAGATTACTTACTAATAACCCACGTAAGATTGCTGGCTTAGGTGGATACGGAATCCAAGTAGTTACTCGAGTACCCCTAGTAATATGTCCAAGCGACTATAATGCGTCTTATCTAGCAGTCAAAAGAGAAAAGTTGGGTCATCTTATTGACCCGCCAAATGAACTCAAAATCGAGGATAGTTCACACCCTTTTATCGTATTGTCATGGGACGGAAAAGTAGATAATGAATCACTACCTCATTTAAGAAAACATATAAATGACTGGGCAAATGACCATAAATATTTCCTTAAAGCTGAATTTTCTCCAAGGTTATTAGCTATTTGGGAAAGACCAATCTTTTTATGGAGTATAAAAGACTTAGCTTTATCTGAATCGAATGTTCTATCAGAAATTGATTGGAAAAGGTTAGTGAAATTTATTCTAGAATTGTCTAGCTGGAATGGAACAAAAAGAGTTGGTCTATTTGTTTCAGATAGAGCGAACCGAGCTATTCACCCTTCACAAAATATGGAAATTATAGACCACAATCTTTCAGAGTTAACTCAAATTGATCACACAATGATAAAGGATTTAAAAAAATCTTATGATACCCTCCTAATACAATGGTCCTAA
- a CDS encoding DnaJ domain-containing protein, producing MTTTASTNYWSLLGLDPGSDHEELKRAFRREARKWHPDLNINDIHAEERFKLVNEAYAVLSDPRRRAEWEKSLDPIENMNDPFAIGFPSFEDYLDIVLGVKNTHPSEQLETNEVTQEDRRNWPTRVQSSPPPVQAFEDIESLVALTPEQALYGTDVELELEDGRLIEVPTPPLAGDGWRLRLAGVAPGGKDHFLQLRVTTEDGLRIDGIRVHYRLELLPPDAVLGCAVEVPTMSGTVTLQVPPSSSSGRLLRLRGRGLELDGRRGDQLVEIVVVIPSDTSEAEFALYKRLQELSLDPEAF from the coding sequence ATGACTACTACCGCTAGTACAAATTACTGGTCCTTACTTGGGCTTGATCCAGGCAGTGACCATGAAGAGCTCAAAAGAGCATTTAGGCGGGAGGCAAGAAAGTGGCACCCCGATTTAAACATTAATGATATACATGCAGAAGAACGATTTAAGCTAGTAAATGAGGCTTACGCTGTTCTAAGTGATCCACGTAGAAGGGCAGAATGGGAGAAAAGTCTTGATCCAATAGAAAATATGAATGATCCTTTTGCTATTGGTTTTCCGAGCTTTGAGGATTATCTAGACATTGTTTTAGGAGTTAAAAATACACATCCTTCGGAACAGCTAGAAACTAATGAGGTAACTCAAGAAGATAGAAGGAATTGGCCAACAAGAGTTCAATCTTCTCCCCCACCTGTTCAAGCATTTGAAGATATAGAAAGTCTCGTGGCACTTACACCAGAACAGGCCTTATACGGAACAGACGTTGAACTTGAACTTGAAGATGGCAGACTTATTGAAGTACCAACTCCACCGCTTGCAGGGGATGGCTGGAGATTGAGACTGGCTGGAGTTGCGCCAGGGGGAAAAGATCATTTTCTTCAACTACGTGTTACGACTGAAGATGGCTTAAGAATTGACGGAATAAGGGTTCATTATCGGCTCGAATTATTACCCCCGGATGCTGTTTTAGGTTGTGCTGTAGAAGTGCCAACCATGTCAGGGACCGTAACCTTACAGGTCCCTCCATCATCCTCTAGTGGCAGGCTACTTCGATTAAGAGGTAGGGGCTTGGAATTAGATGGCCGCAGAGGCGATCAGTTGGTAGAAATAGTTGTTGTTATTCCATCTGATACAAGCGAGGCTGAGTTTGCTTTGTATAAAAGACTTCAAGAATTGTCTTTAGATCCAGAAGCCTTTTGA
- the argC gene encoding N-acetyl-gamma-glutamyl-phosphate reductase, giving the protein MNRSSSQLPIHSTVSEALRVAVVGASGYGGMQLIRLLEQHPVFHVSFLGGERSAGKMWKDVCPFINMAEDLPIEVPDARKIAEKADFAVLSLPNGLSSQLTPKLLELGVRVVDLSADYRYKSLDLWKQVYKAEANKFKRADDELCKKAVYGLPEWNQNAIKGANLVAAPGCFPTASLLPLIPFLKQGLIENDGIVIDAKSGTSGGGRSPKESLLLAEASESIKPYGVIGHRHTSEIEQVASEFAGSSICLQFTPHLIPMVRGLLSTIYARLRDPGLTADDCFILLEAAYSRNNNINVLPVGTYPETKWAKHTNLAFLSLQVDKRTGQLILMSAIDNLLKGQASQAIQCLNVMNKFPEQEGLPLNTYYP; this is encoded by the coding sequence ATGAATAGATCATCATCCCAATTACCTATACATTCAACAGTTTCGGAAGCGCTCAGAGTTGCTGTGGTGGGAGCCTCGGGTTACGGAGGAATGCAACTGATCAGACTCCTTGAACAACATCCTGTTTTCCATGTGAGCTTTCTTGGGGGTGAAAGGAGTGCAGGGAAGATGTGGAAAGATGTATGCCCATTTATAAATATGGCAGAAGATCTACCAATTGAGGTTCCTGATGCCAGGAAAATTGCTGAAAAGGCAGACTTTGCTGTCTTGAGCCTTCCCAATGGCCTTTCTAGCCAACTCACACCAAAGTTACTGGAGCTTGGCGTCCGGGTTGTTGACTTGTCGGCTGACTATCGATACAAATCTCTGGATCTTTGGAAACAAGTCTACAAAGCTGAAGCAAATAAATTTAAACGAGCTGATGATGAATTATGCAAAAAAGCTGTTTATGGGTTGCCAGAATGGAATCAGAATGCGATCAAAGGTGCCAACCTTGTTGCTGCCCCTGGGTGCTTTCCTACAGCGAGTTTACTTCCACTAATACCTTTCCTAAAGCAAGGGCTAATCGAAAATGATGGAATTGTAATTGATGCTAAAAGTGGTACTTCCGGAGGTGGAAGATCTCCTAAAGAAAGTCTACTTTTAGCTGAGGCTTCAGAGTCTATAAAACCATATGGAGTTATTGGTCACAGACACACATCTGAAATTGAGCAGGTGGCAAGTGAATTTGCAGGTTCATCAATTTGTCTCCAATTTACTCCCCATTTAATTCCTATGGTTCGCGGTTTGCTATCGACTATCTACGCAAGGTTGAGAGACCCAGGCCTTACGGCTGATGATTGCTTTATTCTTTTAGAAGCTGCATATTCTCGTAATAATAATATCAACGTACTCCCTGTTGGTACTTATCCAGAAACAAAGTGGGCTAAACATACAAATTTAGCATTTCTGTCATTGCAGGTAGATAAACGAACTGGCCAATTGATCTTAATGAGTGCAATTGATAATTTATTAAAAGGTCAGGCTTCCCAGGCCATCCAATGTTTAAATGTTATGAATAAATTCCCTGAACAAGAAGGTCTACCTCTCAACACATATTATCCCTAG
- the purN gene encoding phosphoribosylglycinamide formyltransferase → MPINENFLLCPDMDSLPRIDPPLRIGVMASGNGSNFEALVESTLSSSLNAKVELLVVNNECCFAIDRAKRLGIKYLLHDHRDYVSRHELDKALIQSFKEFEIECIVMAGWMRVVTPTLINSFNNRIINIHPSILPSFPGLNAIDKALAFGVKVTGCTVHIVSAEVDSGPILAQAVVPIFEHDNKQSLRRRIQEQEHKILPIGVAVAAERWRLEDLSRDNMC, encoded by the coding sequence ATGCCCATAAACGAAAACTTCCTTTTGTGCCCTGATATGGATTCTTTACCTCGTATCGATCCTCCGCTAAGAATCGGGGTTATGGCATCTGGTAATGGAAGCAACTTCGAAGCACTAGTAGAAAGCACCCTATCGTCTAGCCTGAATGCTAAAGTAGAGCTGTTAGTTGTCAATAATGAATGTTGTTTTGCCATAGATAGAGCAAAACGATTAGGTATTAAATATCTATTACATGACCATAGAGACTATGTGAGTCGTCATGAACTAGACAAGGCCCTAATTCAGAGTTTTAAAGAATTCGAGATAGAATGTATTGTAATGGCGGGCTGGATGAGAGTTGTTACTCCTACTCTCATAAACTCCTTTAATAATCGTATTATTAATATTCACCCATCAATACTGCCATCATTTCCTGGTTTAAATGCTATTGATAAGGCTCTAGCCTTTGGAGTGAAGGTAACTGGTTGTACGGTACATATAGTCAGTGCTGAGGTTGATTCAGGGCCAATACTGGCTCAAGCAGTAGTTCCTATATTCGAGCACGACAATAAACAAAGCCTAAGAAGGAGAATACAAGAGCAAGAACACAAAATATTACCTATAGGAGTAGCTGTCGCGGCTGAAAGGTGGCGACTGGAAGATCTTTCTAGGGATAATATGTGTTGA
- a CDS encoding DUF3110 domain-containing protein, with protein MRVYVLLYDAGKDSEGIHSIEVSAETLVLMFENKDDAERYAGLLEAQDFPVPSIEELDRDEVEAFCAGAGYKAKIVSDGFIPKDDEERILLAPPELNKDVTNWKDDIKEEIPKNSEESLEHTELDDIKKKLEGLL; from the coding sequence ATGAGAGTATATGTTCTTCTTTATGATGCAGGTAAAGACAGTGAGGGCATTCATTCAATAGAAGTATCAGCAGAAACTTTAGTTCTTATGTTTGAGAATAAGGATGACGCGGAACGTTATGCAGGACTTTTAGAGGCCCAAGACTTTCCAGTACCTTCTATAGAAGAATTAGACAGAGATGAAGTTGAGGCTTTTTGTGCAGGAGCGGGGTATAAAGCAAAAATCGTTAGCGATGGATTCATCCCTAAGGATGACGAGGAACGGATCTTGCTTGCTCCCCCAGAATTAAATAAAGATGTTACTAACTGGAAGGATGATATAAAAGAAGAAATACCAAAAAACTCCGAGGAAAGCTTAGAGCATACTGAATTGGATGATATAAAGAAAAAACTCGAAGGACTCCTTTGA
- the dnaK gene encoding molecular chaperone DnaK: MGRIVGIDLGTTNSVLGVLEAGRPLVIANAEGCRTTPSVVGYTKDAELLVGQLARRQLVLSPKNTFANLKRFVGRYWDELEDNSLSVPYNVRANSQGNVRITCPATEREYAPEELVSCIIRKLIDDAETYLGESVESAVVTVPAYFNDAQRQATRDAARLAGIKIERILNEPTAAALAYGFDKSSARRVLVFDLGGGTFDVSLMRVANGVFDVKATCGDTQLGGNDFDQRIVDWLSENFKKEYGLDLRRDRQALQRLTESAEKAKQELSGVQSTPISLPFIATGNEGPLHIETTIDRVTFEGLCTDLLDRLLAPVQSTLQDSGWSPDQVDEVVLVGGSTRMPMVQQLVRTLVPNPPCQSVNPDEVVAIGAAVQAGILTGELRDLLLNDVTPLSLGLETVGGLMKVLIPRNTPIPVRQSDVFSTSESNQSAVEIHVWQGERQLAADNKSLGRFRLSGIPPAPRGVPQVQVAFDIDANGLLEVSATDRTTGRKQSVNIQGGSTLNEDELKRLLAEAEAKSSEDKRKRASIDRRNSALTLVAQAERRLRDAALELGPYGAERQQRAVELNMRDVQDLLQENNPQELELAVASLQEALFGLNRRLSSERRTDGNPLQGIKNTFGSLKDELFSDDYWDDDPWDYPSRSSIDRRSGGRGGLDPWDNDYYR; this comes from the coding sequence ATGGGGCGGATCGTTGGAATTGATCTTGGTACGACAAACTCCGTTTTGGGGGTTTTAGAAGCTGGTCGCCCACTAGTAATAGCTAATGCAGAAGGCTGTAGAACAACCCCATCTGTTGTGGGATATACAAAAGATGCAGAGCTCCTGGTTGGTCAATTGGCCCGAAGGCAACTCGTTTTAAGTCCCAAGAACACATTCGCAAATCTAAAGCGTTTTGTTGGTCGATATTGGGATGAACTTGAGGACAACAGCCTGTCTGTGCCTTATAACGTCAGGGCAAACTCACAGGGAAATGTTCGTATCACTTGCCCAGCAACTGAACGAGAGTATGCCCCTGAAGAATTAGTTTCGTGCATTATTAGAAAGCTTATAGATGATGCAGAGACATATTTAGGGGAAAGTGTTGAATCAGCTGTCGTAACAGTACCTGCATATTTCAATGATGCTCAACGTCAGGCCACTAGAGACGCTGCCAGATTGGCTGGAATCAAAATCGAGAGGATCCTTAACGAACCAACAGCAGCAGCCCTTGCTTATGGTTTTGACAAGAGTTCTGCTCGCCGCGTTCTTGTTTTTGACTTAGGGGGTGGAACTTTTGACGTGTCCTTAATGCGAGTCGCAAATGGTGTTTTTGATGTTAAAGCTACTTGTGGGGATACTCAACTTGGTGGAAATGATTTTGATCAACGAATTGTTGACTGGTTGTCAGAGAACTTCAAAAAAGAATATGGACTTGATCTAAGACGCGATAGACAAGCACTTCAACGTCTTACCGAATCTGCTGAGAAGGCCAAACAAGAGTTATCTGGTGTTCAAAGTACGCCTATTTCCCTCCCATTTATAGCTACTGGCAATGAAGGCCCCCTTCATATTGAGACAACCATTGACAGGGTTACTTTTGAAGGTTTGTGTACAGACCTTTTGGATCGATTGCTAGCACCTGTTCAATCAACACTTCAAGATTCTGGGTGGAGTCCTGATCAGGTGGATGAGGTAGTTCTTGTTGGGGGCAGTACTCGAATGCCTATGGTTCAGCAACTTGTAAGAACGCTTGTCCCAAACCCCCCTTGTCAGTCTGTTAATCCTGATGAAGTTGTGGCTATCGGAGCTGCAGTTCAAGCTGGAATTCTTACTGGTGAGCTTAGAGATTTGCTACTTAATGATGTAACACCTCTTTCCTTGGGCTTAGAAACAGTTGGAGGCCTCATGAAAGTTTTGATACCAAGGAACACTCCTATTCCTGTTCGTCAATCAGATGTATTTAGTACGTCTGAATCTAACCAATCTGCCGTTGAGATACATGTCTGGCAGGGTGAACGTCAATTAGCTGCCGATAACAAGTCCTTAGGACGCTTCAGACTTTCTGGTATACCACCAGCGCCCAGAGGAGTTCCACAGGTCCAGGTGGCATTCGATATAGATGCAAACGGTTTATTAGAAGTAAGTGCAACAGATAGAACTACAGGACGAAAGCAATCTGTAAACATTCAAGGGGGGTCTACCCTTAACGAAGATGAGCTTAAACGCTTGCTTGCTGAAGCTGAAGCTAAATCGTCTGAAGATAAACGAAAAAGGGCCTCTATAGATCGACGTAATAGTGCATTAACTCTTGTTGCTCAGGCTGAAAGAAGACTTCGAGATGCAGCTTTAGAATTGGGCCCCTATGGAGCAGAACGTCAACAACGAGCTGTTGAGTTAAATATGAGAGATGTTCAGGACCTTTTACAAGAAAATAATCCGCAGGAATTAGAACTTGCTGTAGCTTCGCTCCAAGAAGCGCTTTTTGGACTTAATCGTAGGCTTTCATCTGAAAGACGTACAGATGGCAACCCATTACAGGGAATAAAAAATACATTTGGTTCTTTAAAAGATGAGCTTTTCTCAGATGATTATTGGGATGATGACCCTTGGGACTACCCTTCACGTTCTTCTATAGATAGGAGAAGTGGAGGAAGAGGAGGCCTAGATCCTTGGGATAATGACTACTACCGCTAG